In Amyelois transitella isolate CPQ chromosome 28, ilAmyTran1.1, whole genome shotgun sequence, the following are encoded in one genomic region:
- the LOC106138074 gene encoding uncharacterized protein LOC106138074 isoform X1 produces the protein MKIPETSANVGAYYGNEENGQWQQPNGVIMDSGVGGGVVGAGDAGVQRPPLYPVHVPRSHIPGYVMAGAYYPPAPYAAPATPDDFADYMWMENEEEFDKQVMQQLEEEALMEQCIEAMLEDEQRERRRPNGHHQYPTTSNGASSLSLEETVSRSRLNPLAAEFIPTAAVTRTVTEEKRDTPETPSTESQQSEQEEQKPEEAEQLTDTHTDPQIEPTPPPTDPPEVSAADVQTDDKRKDKHNKRSEPKRAVRDNKAKGKAAQVKEATKVGKKEERREGRVGNSGDDSDGDVQPQPAPVEEQTGPKPINYAAAAKANKPKKPSTPPAAEKTSPVPTAGTKIDKKKVDKPVQRKNSAK, from the exons ATGAAGATCCCAGAGACATCGGCAAACGTTGGTGCTTACTATGGTAACGAGGAGAATGGACAGTGGCAG cAGCCCAACGGCGTGATAATGGATTCCGGCGTGGGCGGCGGCGTGGTGGGCGCCGGCGACGCGGGCGTTCAGCGGCCACCCCTCTACCCCGTACATGTGCCGAGGTCGCATATACCCG GCTACGTGATGGCCGGCGCGTATTACCCCCCGGCGCCCTACGCGGCGCCGGCGACGCCCGACGACTTCGCCGACTACATGTGGATGGAGAACGAGGAGGAGTTTGATAAACAG GTGATGCAACAGTTGGAGGAGGAGGCGTTGATGGAGCAGTGTATAGAGGCGATGTTGGAGGACGAGCAGAGGGAGAGGCGCAGGCCGAACGGGCACCATCAGTATCCCAC AACCAGCAACGGTGCTTCATCGCTGTCCCTCGAGGAGACCGTGTCCCGGTCTCGCCTCAACCCCCTCGCCGCCGAGTTTATTCCCACGGCCGCCGTCACTAGGACGGTTACAG AAGAGAAACGAGACACGCCGGAGACTCCGAGCACGGAGTCCCAGCAGTCGGAGCAGGAGGAACAGAAACCCGAGGAGGCTGAACAGctcacagacacacacacagaccCGCAGATAG AACCCACGCCGCCCCCCACGGACCCGCCGGAAGTGTCCGCGGCGGACGTTCAGACAGACGACAAGCGGAAAGACAAACACAACAAGAGATCTGAGCCGAAGAGAGCGGTCAGAGACAACAAGGCTAAAGGGAAGGCCGCGCAAGTtaaagaggcgactaaggtcgGGAAGAAGGAGGAGAGGCGAGAGGGGAGGGTGGGCAACAGCGGGGATGACAGCGATGGGGATGTTCAG CCCCAACCGGCCCCAGTAGAAGAGCAAACCGGCCCCAAACCCATAAACTACGCGGCGGCCGCCAAAGCGAACAAACCCAAAAAGCCCAGCACGCCGCCCGCCGCGGAGAAGACGTCGCCCGTCCCCACCGCTGGCACCAAAATTGACAAGAAGAAGGTCGACAAACCCGTGCAGAGGAAGAATTCGGCCAAGTGA
- the LOC106138074 gene encoding uncharacterized protein LOC106138074 isoform X2, with the protein MKIPETSANVGAYYGNEENGQWQPNGVIMDSGVGGGVVGAGDAGVQRPPLYPVHVPRSHIPGYVMAGAYYPPAPYAAPATPDDFADYMWMENEEEFDKQVMQQLEEEALMEQCIEAMLEDEQRERRRPNGHHQYPTTSNGASSLSLEETVSRSRLNPLAAEFIPTAAVTRTVTEEKRDTPETPSTESQQSEQEEQKPEEAEQLTDTHTDPQIEPTPPPTDPPEVSAADVQTDDKRKDKHNKRSEPKRAVRDNKAKGKAAQVKEATKVGKKEERREGRVGNSGDDSDGDVQPQPAPVEEQTGPKPINYAAAAKANKPKKPSTPPAAEKTSPVPTAGTKIDKKKVDKPVQRKNSAK; encoded by the exons ATGAAGATCCCAGAGACATCGGCAAACGTTGGTGCTTACTATGGTAACGAGGAGAATGGACAGTGGCAG CCCAACGGCGTGATAATGGATTCCGGCGTGGGCGGCGGCGTGGTGGGCGCCGGCGACGCGGGCGTTCAGCGGCCACCCCTCTACCCCGTACATGTGCCGAGGTCGCATATACCCG GCTACGTGATGGCCGGCGCGTATTACCCCCCGGCGCCCTACGCGGCGCCGGCGACGCCCGACGACTTCGCCGACTACATGTGGATGGAGAACGAGGAGGAGTTTGATAAACAG GTGATGCAACAGTTGGAGGAGGAGGCGTTGATGGAGCAGTGTATAGAGGCGATGTTGGAGGACGAGCAGAGGGAGAGGCGCAGGCCGAACGGGCACCATCAGTATCCCAC AACCAGCAACGGTGCTTCATCGCTGTCCCTCGAGGAGACCGTGTCCCGGTCTCGCCTCAACCCCCTCGCCGCCGAGTTTATTCCCACGGCCGCCGTCACTAGGACGGTTACAG AAGAGAAACGAGACACGCCGGAGACTCCGAGCACGGAGTCCCAGCAGTCGGAGCAGGAGGAACAGAAACCCGAGGAGGCTGAACAGctcacagacacacacacagaccCGCAGATAG AACCCACGCCGCCCCCCACGGACCCGCCGGAAGTGTCCGCGGCGGACGTTCAGACAGACGACAAGCGGAAAGACAAACACAACAAGAGATCTGAGCCGAAGAGAGCGGTCAGAGACAACAAGGCTAAAGGGAAGGCCGCGCAAGTtaaagaggcgactaaggtcgGGAAGAAGGAGGAGAGGCGAGAGGGGAGGGTGGGCAACAGCGGGGATGACAGCGATGGGGATGTTCAG CCCCAACCGGCCCCAGTAGAAGAGCAAACCGGCCCCAAACCCATAAACTACGCGGCGGCCGCCAAAGCGAACAAACCCAAAAAGCCCAGCACGCCGCCCGCCGCGGAGAAGACGTCGCCCGTCCCCACCGCTGGCACCAAAATTGACAAGAAGAAGGTCGACAAACCCGTGCAGAGGAAGAATTCGGCCAAGTGA
- the LOC106138083 gene encoding uncharacterized protein LOC106138083, translated as MSAPFTELPNPISEYSLMCRGCLADSGEMKNIVEWGLVDEFYKCTDIEVSNLDGLSQLLCVSCEETLTSCMRFRERCQRTDIALKNKLQNEEESAKEAVQQEKEMENTAVCVQHDKKLVFMITAPDMDAKIYLNCPYDCREKFQKKKDLFYHLLKTHQVDKKCYIDLQYYCSHPNCHYHVSKEKKYFTGRKYLNQHYNKVHKSKDIKCEKCNSSFINTANFYKHLETCNVVYSCQICNKYYKVHEQLIVHLMRRHPDVHKQYKESRALKRKLDSNFENKKKQKTEAEKLNEYLCDSPKRSSATQTSKLEDNLKNDVCFWKNDNYETKTDEISTQTVFEDLLSLKSVTSEDDSIFFSETVSLSDIQTQTLPIDFGRSNKETLTEIKYPDFTIKETQTCCCLDSPKLLNMGDGVSKSTETQTADKMIVKSDVLLSCSTETQTYFDGDFDKNSL; from the exons ATGAGTGCACCATTTACAGAGCTGCCGAATCCCATTAGCGAATATTCGCTTATGTGCCGGGGCTGCCTGGCAGATTCGGGGGAAATGAAAAACATCGTCGAATGGGGATTAGTTGACGAGTTTTACAAGTGTACTGATATTGAG GTGTCAAATCTGGACGGTCTATCTCAGTTGCTGTGCGTCTCGTGCGAGGAGACCCTGACCTCCTGCATGCGGTTCCGGGAGCGGTGTCAGCGTACCGACATTGCGCTGAAAAACAAATTGCAG aaTGAAGAAGAATCAGCAAAAGAAGCAGTTCAACAGGAAAAGGAAATGGAAAACACAGCGGTGTGTGTACAACATGACAAAAAGTTAGTCTTCATGATAACAGCGCCGGATATGGACGCGAAAATCTACCTAAACTGCCCTTACGATTGTCGAGAAAAATTCCAGAAGAAAAAAGACTTATTTTACCACCTCCTCAAAACGCATCAAgttgataaaaaatgttatatagaTTTGCAATATTATTGTTCTCATCCAAATTGTCATTATCATGtgagcaaagaaaaaaaatattttaccggCCGGAAATATTTGAATCAACATTACAATAAAGTGCATAAAAGCAAAGACATTAAATGCGAAAAGTGCAATAGTAGTTTTATTAACACTGCCAATTTTTATAAGCATTTAGAAACATGTAATGTTGTTTATTCGTGTcagatatgcaataaatattataaagtgcaCGAACAATTAATCGTTCATTTGATGAGGAGACATCCGGACGTCCATAAACAATACAAAGAGAGTCGAGCGTTGAAAAGAAAGTTGGATTCgaatttcgaaaataaaaaaaaacaaaagaccgAAGCGGAAAAATTGAACGAGTACCTCTGTGACAGTCCCAAGCGTTCGTCGGCGACGCAAACTTCGAAATTGGAAGACAATTTGAAAAATGACGTTTGCTTTTGGAAGAACGACAATTATGAGACAAAAACAGACGAGATATCGACTCAGACTGTGTTCGAAGATTTGTTGTCTTTAAAATCGGTCACGAGTGAGGACGACTCGATATTTTTCTCGGAAACAGTGTCGCTATCAGATATTCAGACTCAGACGTTACCCATAGACTTTGGTCGTTCAAACAAGGAGACTCTGACTGAGATTAAATACCCTGATTTCACGATTAAGGAGACTCAGACGTGCTGTTGTTTGGATTCGCCAAAATTGTTGAATATGGGCGACGGTGTGTCGAAATCGACAGAGACACAAACAGCTGACAAAATGATAGTTAAGTCGGATGTTTTATTAAGTTGTTCAACGGAAACCCAGACTTACTTCGATGGGGATTTTGATAAGAACAGTTTGTGA